The window AATCTTGAAATAGTTTGAGCATAAAATCCATATTGAAATTATTTAAATTAAAATAATTATTCATATCTATAAAATCCTCTCCTTAGAAGTGTTACTTTTAAATTAAGTAAAAGTAATAAAAATTTAATAAAAATGTAATTTATATTTTATCAAAAACCTAAAATTTTAGTCAAATTTTGGGTGTTCTCATTGCATGCGAAATTTGGGTTGTGGAGTGGCTGTGATAAACAGAATAGGCATTTTTTGAGGGTGTCGGATAAGAAAGACAGTATACTTTATCTAATATATAGCAAAGACTTTGAAATTTAAGTTGTATGGATTTTGTAGTCTTTTGTAATGAGTGGTGCATTTGCAATGGAGAGATTTTGGGGAGTTGGTTAAAATTATATTTGCGTTTTGTTAATATGTAATAGCTGAATGTAACAAAATTATATATTTAAATCTTTGAAAAATTGTAATTATTCGGTGTTGCGTTAGATTTAAGACTTATGGAGCAACTTATGAATAAGAAAATGTTTATTATTTGTGCTATTTTTGCGCTGATAGTTTCTTGCAAGAATTACGCAAGTGGTGAAGATGTAAAAAAAAGTTTAGAACAAGATTTAAAAGGAAAAGTTAAGGGATTTTTAGATACAAAAAAAGAAGAGTTTTTTGGAGATTTTAAAAAACCAGAAGCAAAAGTTCAACCAAAGGATGAAGAATCTATGCAAGCTGATGAGCCTCAGGAGCAGGGCGAAGATCAAGTGGTTCAAGGTGTTGCTGAAGATCAAAAATTAAAAGAAGAAATTGAACAAAAAATAAAAGAATTAAAGGATAAGATAGAGAAGTCGGATCCTAAAAGTGTTTCTCTTAAAACATATTCTGATTATGAAAAGGAAATAGAAGAATTAAAGGAAAAACTAAAAGATAAAGAAAAGTTTGAAAAAGAATTAGAAATCCTTGAGAAAGCTTTAAATGAAAAAATAGAGAAAAGAAAAAAAGAATTAGAAGAGTCTCAAAAAAAATTTGAAGAACTTAAGGGTCAAGTTGAATCTGCAATTGGAATAACTGATGGAGAAAGGGCTAAAAATCAAGGGAAAGTTGGAATAGAAGCCTTGCGGCATGCT of the Borreliella burgdorferi B31 genome contains:
- a CDS encoding ErpK protein; the protein is MNKKMFIICAIFALIVSCKNYASGEDVKKSLEQDLKGKVKGFLDTKKEEFFGDFKKPEAKVQPKDEESMQADEPQEQGEDQVVQGVAEDQKLKEEIEQKIKELKDKIEKSDPKSVSLKTYSDYEKEIEELKEKLKDKEKFEKELEILEKALNEKIEKRKKELEESQKKFEELKGQVESAIGITDGERAKNQGKVGIEALRHARGLGFKNISSGNSTSDIAKEIIVSSLKKIEEELEELKKLEKESKDSNKKE